From the Polaribacter gangjinensis genome, the window TTGTTTTTGGTAATTATGGTTCGTGAATTGATCAAAGATTTAGAAAATATAAAAGGAGCAATTGCCAACAATTATAGAACTTTTTCGGTAGTTCATGGAGAGATAAAGACCAAAAAACTATCTATTTTATTATTGATATCGAGCTTTTTTCCAATTGCAATTTTGTTTAGACTTCCAGAATTGAGTTTAATGCGCTATTATTTTTATGGTGCATTAGCTACACTTTTTTTTGTGGCTGTTTATTTATGGAAATCAAAAACAACAAAACAATATCAATTTTTACATAATATTTTAAAATTATTACTCTTAATTGGTGTTTTAAGTTTGATTTTTATTGACACCTCTCTTTTATTAGAAAAAGTTATTGATAGATTGAATTAGAGGGCTTTATTTAATTACTTTTGCAAAAATTTTATTAATGGAACCAAAAAAAAACTCGTCGCGAAGACGACAAGAGCCGAAAAAAAGTACGCCTTTAAACAGAAAACCTGTTAAAAAAGAATTCAAAAAAATAAAACCAACCACAGAAGCTGACGAATCTTTAGGAATTCGTTTAAATAAGTACATTGCCAATTCTGGAGTATGTTCGAGAAGAGAAGCAGATACTTTTATACAACAAGGCAGTGTTCAAGTAAATGGCAAATTAGTTACAGAAATGGGCTATAAAGTTTTGCCAACGGATGTTGTACAGTTTGATGGAACAGGAATTAATCCTGAGCAAAAAAGATATATTTTGCTAAACAAACCTAAAAATTACATCACAACTATGGAAGATGATCGTAGCAGAAAAACGGTCATGGAATTGGTTGCGAATGCTACAAAAGAGCGCATTTATCCTGTTGGAAGATTGGATAGAAACACCACAGGATTATTGTTGTTCACTAACGATGGTGATTTAGCTAAAAAATTAACACATCCAAAACACAATGTAAGGAAGTTATACCATGCTTCTTTAGATAGAAAATTAGATGCAAAAGATTTAGAAAAATTAAAAGGAGAGGTAATTATTGAAGGTAAAAAGGTTTTTATTGATGCTGTATCATATATAGAAGGAGAGCCGAAAACAGAGGTTGGTATCGAAATTCACTCTGGAAGAAATCGAATTGTTCGTAAAATATTTGAACATATTGGTTATAAAGTGACCAAATTAGACAGAGTCGTTTTTGCTCAATTGACCAAGAAAAATTTACCAAGAGGAAGATGGAGAGAGCTTACACAATTAGAAATCAGTAACCTGAAAATGTTGAAATAAGTTTTTAAGTCCAAGCAGTTTGCTTGGATTTTTTGTTTGAATAAATAATGATAGGCCAAAAAACAAAAATCAAATATTTCAAAAACAAAAAACCCTAAAAACATTTTGTTTTTAGGGTTTTTAAGTGGTATCTCCAGCCCCGAAACTTCGGGGGAACCAGATTCTCAATTCATTTTTGATAAAATTTCAGATAAAATTTTAGGAGTTTCAATGATCTTTAAAATAAAACTTCTACTCTTCATTTTTTTTATAAATTTTTCAATAAACAATGCTTCGTTTTTATTGTTACATTCAAAAATTACTTTTACTTCCCAGTCATTTGCAATTTTAGTAAATGCGCCTTTCATAGAATGTAGGTTATGTATTTCAAGTCTTTTATTAACATCTTTAGATTCGCCAATATAAAATTTATCAGCTGATTTTGAATAAAGTATGTATAAGAAATGATTTTCCATTTATTGCTTTCTATGCTGTTTTATGTCTTTATAATGCCATTATTAATTATATTTCAAAAACAAAAAACCTTGAAAACATTACGTTTTCAAGGTTTTTAAGTGGTATCTCCAGGAATCGAACCAGGGACACAAGGATTTTCAGTCCTTTGCTCTACCAACTGAGCTAAGATACCTTTATTAGCGGATGCAAATATAAAATGTTTTTTTATATCTGCTAATTAAATTTTAAAAAAAATCTATTGTATTTTTGGTCTTTCTTTAAAATTAAGAATGAATCTAGCCATTGATGTAGGAAATTCTAGGGTAAAAGCAGCTGTCTTTTTAGATGATAAATTGATAGAACTCTTTGTATTTCAATCCACTAAAATTATTTCAGAAATTAAAAATATCAAAAATAAGTTTGATATTAGCGATGCAATTATTTCAAATGTTGCTGCAATTTCTGATGTCAAATTTTTAAAAATTCAACATATTGTTCCCATAACCAAGGTTTCTTCCACAATTCATACTCCATTCTTTAATAAATATAAAACGCCAAATACGCTTGGTGCAGATAGAATTGCTTTGGTTGCTGCTGCAG encodes:
- a CDS encoding pseudouridine synthase, giving the protein MEPKKNSSRRRQEPKKSTPLNRKPVKKEFKKIKPTTEADESLGIRLNKYIANSGVCSRREADTFIQQGSVQVNGKLVTEMGYKVLPTDVVQFDGTGINPEQKRYILLNKPKNYITTMEDDRSRKTVMELVANATKERIYPVGRLDRNTTGLLLFTNDGDLAKKLTHPKHNVRKLYHASLDRKLDAKDLEKLKGEVIIEGKKVFIDAVSYIEGEPKTEVGIEIHSGRNRIVRKIFEHIGYKVTKLDRVVFAQLTKKNLPRGRWRELTQLEISNLKMLK
- a CDS encoding GIY-YIG nuclease family protein, which encodes MENHFLYILYSKSADKFYIGESKDVNKRLEIHNLHSMKGAFTKIANDWEVKVIFECNNKNEALFIEKFIKKMKSRSFILKIIETPKILSEILSKMN